The Desulfuromonas thiophila genome contains the following window.
TCAGTTGGCGGCGGTGGCGGCCATTCTTGAAGATCTGCAGCTGACCGGGCAGGTGGAACTGGTGTCCATTGCCAAAAGCCGGGTCAGGCACAATGCGCGGGGCCGGGTGCTGGAACGCAGCGAGGAGCGTTTCTTCCGGCCCGGCCGCAAGAATCCGTTGGTGCTGCGGCAGGGCAGTGCGGCATTGTTTTTGTTGGAGCGGTTGCGCGATGAGGCCCACCGCTTCGCCATCAGCCATCACCGCCGCCTGCGTCAGCAGGCCGCCCTGACCACGATCCTCGACCAGATTGACGGTGTCGGGCCGGCACGGCGCAAGCTGCTGCTGCGCCAGTTCGGCAGTGTCGCCGCCATCCGGCGGGCTTCGCTGGCGCAGCTGCAGGCGGCGGAGGGGCTGCCGCCGGCGGTGGCCGCGGCGGTCTGGCATTTCTTCCACCAGGAAAAGGAATCCCCCGATCATGCTGCGCAGCTGGACGATTCTGCTGGGGCTGCAGGCCCTCGGTGAGCTTGGGGTTCGCCTGTGCCATCTGCCGTTGCCGGGCAGTGTACTCGGCATGGTGCTGCTGCTGGCGGCCCTGCGGTGCGGTCTGGTGCGCGAGGAGGCCGTGCGGCCGGCCGCCGAGCTGCTGCTGACCCATCTGTCGCTGCTGTTCGTGCCGGCCGGTGTCGGCGTGCTGCTTTATTTCGATTTGATCCGCTTGCATTTCTGGCCGCTGGTGCTGGCTACCCTGGGCAGCACGCTGGTGGTGTTGGCCCTGACCGGCTGGACCTATCGCCTGCTGGCGCGGCCGGGGGAGGGCTCATGACGCCCTGGAGCGAAACGCCGCTGTTCGGCCTGGTGGCGACGCTGGTGCTGTATGAGCTGGCCTGCCGGGTGCAGCGGCGCTGGCCGCTGGCGCTGCTCAATCCGGTTGTCCTTACCATCGCCGCGCTGATTGCCCTGCTGCAGCTGGCGCAGATTCCCTACGACCATTATCGTCACGGCGGTGATCTGCTGCTGTTTCTGCTCGGACCGGCGGTGGTGGCGCTGGGTCTGCCGCTCTACCAGCGCCGCGCTGAAATTGTGCGGCAGCTGCGGGCCATTGTGCTGGCAGTGCTGGCTGGCGCCCTGGGTTCTGTCCTCAGTGCCTGTGGCCTGGTGTTGCTCTGTGGCGGTGACCGGCTGCTGGCGCTGACCCTGGCGCCCAAGTCGGTGACCACGCCCATCGCTATTGGTATCGCCGACACCATTGGCGCCATCACGCCGCTGACGGCAGCGGTGGTGGTGCTGACCGGCTGCCTCGGTGCGCTCATCGGCCCGGGCTTCTGCCGCCTGATTGGTCTGCGCGATCCTCTGGCCATGGGGCTGGCGCTGGGTACCGCGGCCCACGGCCTGGGTACCGGCCGGATGCTGGAGATTCATCGCGGTGGCGGCGCCCTGGCCGGTCTGGCCATCGGACTCAACGGTCTGCTGACCGCCCTGCTGATTCCGCTGCTGCTGTGGCTGCTGGAGTGGTTGGGGGTTCTGGTGGGCTGAATGTCAACCCGCGGGCGGGCACTGCCCCGCTCTGGCTGAGGAGAATGAAGAGATGAAGCAGGTTGGAGAAGCGCGTGACGGCGCCGAGTCGCTGTGTCCGCCGATTGATCTGGTGGGCGAGCCCGACTGGCAGCCGTTCGATGCGCCGGCATTGGTGGGCGCATCGCTGCGTTTTGTTTCGGGCGAGCCCGACGGTAACCGTTACCGGGTGCGTTACTACCGTGATGCCCATCAGCAATTGCAGGCGCGGGTCTGGTTCGGGCCGGAAACCGAGGGGCCGCCGGGGCATGCCCATGGCGGCAGCATGGCGGCGGTGATGGACGAGGTGCTGGGGCTGGCGGCCTGGGCGGCTGGTCATGCCATCGTGGTCGGCAATCTCAACGTCAGCTTCCGTACCCTGCTGCCGCTGGAAACGGTGGTGACGGTGGAGAGCGCGGTGGTATCGGCCCAGGGGCGCAAGGTGCTGGTGGAGGGCCGTATTCGCCAGGGTGATACGGTGTATGTCGAGGCCCAGTGCCTGTGTATCACGCTGCCGGACCAGTCGCCGGCGTCCAGGCAGGACGCACGCTGACAACACACGGGGCCGGCCCTCGTGAAAGAGCCGGCCCCGTGTTGCAAGGTTGTTGTGTTTTGATCGCTTACTCGACGGTGACGCTGGCGTTCTGGATGATCAGATCGTACTTGTAGCCGTAGCCGAAATCCTGATTCTGCTCCAGCAGCCCGCGCACCAGAACGGTGTCGCCGGGCTTGGCCTCGGTGGCGCTGGTGACGGTCAGATCGTTGCTGCCCTCTTCGCCGCTGCCGTCCTGCAGGTGCAGCCAGTTGGTTTTCATGATGTTGGGGCTGAACTTGACCACCTTGGCGCGCAGCACCACCTCCGTGCCGGCCAGCTGATCCTGCTGGGCGTAGATGTCGCCAACGCGCAGGCCACCTTCCGGCGGGGTCAGACCGGTGAAATCCATCTCAACCCGAACGGGTTGCGGTTTGCCGTGGTTTTCGGCCATGGCTGCCATGCCGGCATGGGCCTCGTCGAGGGGCATGTCGGCGCCAGCCACCGCCACGCCGGAGGCGAAATAGACCAGCTCGAAATCGCGATTGAGGGTTTTGCTGTGATAGTTGGGCATCGCCATGACTTCACCGACAATCACCGGATCGCCCACCTTGACGGCGAACTCGGGCGCCGCCACCCAGACCTTGTCGGTGGCGGTTTCCACCAGCACATAGGTATAGCCGGCGGTATTCATGGTTTCGAGTACCTTGCCGGAGATCTGCGGCGCCGGAGTGGCCGCCTGCTGGGCGGCGTTGAGTTCCTGAGGCGCGGCTGGTGTGGTGGCAGTGGTTGACTGGTCTTTCTTACAGGCCGCCAGACCCAGGGCGGCACAGAGCATCAGGGGATAGAGCAGTGTCTTCACGGTTGGTCATCCTCTCGTTGAAATGGGGACGGGCAAGGAGAGACGGCCTCTGCTGCGGTCGCCACGAACGCTTCGGCGGGTCAGCGGCCGTCTGCTCCGATCATTCAATAGTTGAGCAATCCTGTCAACCGGCTTCCGGCCAGCGGAAACCTCAGCAGCGCAGACTGGCCTGCAGCCGGGCGGGCTGCAACAGCAGGTCAAAAGCGTCGAGACAGCTGGTGCACAGCAGATCGGCTGCCTGCAGGGCCATGACCGCCAGCCCCTCCTGCTGCAGCAGGGCGATGCCGAGGGCGGCATCGCGCAACAGCAGGCTGTCGTTGCGGCCGTTGCCGAGGGCGGCGCAGCGGTCGGCACCGAGCTGGTGCAGGTAACGCTGCTTGGCGGCTTGCTGGTCCGTTGGTGGAATGACGGCCAGCTGGCAGGGCAGGCCGGCGATTTGTGCTGCGACGGTGCCATGGGTATCGGCCGTCAGCACATGCAGCTGCAGCTGGCCGGAAAGGGCGGCAAAGCGCTCGGCCACCCCCGCCAGCAGCTGGCCATCACAGGCCAGGGTGCCGTTGTAGTCGCAGATCAGGTGTTCCAGCTGCAGCGGCGCGGCGCCGGGAATCTCAATCCTCAGCATGGGGGTTGCGGTTGGCGCCGAGCAGCGGCTGAACCGCATCGACACGGAAGTACACCAGGGAGCGGGGCTCGTCGGTGCGCAGCTGCCGGCCACGCTGGGCCAGCAGGGCGGCGATGCGGGCCGGATCCTGTTCCTGCCGCAACAGGCTCAACTGCAGCCGCAGACCGCGATAGCCGGGCGATTTTTCCAGAAACAGGTAGGCCGCCTGCGGATGCTGTTGCAGATTGTCGTAGCTCTGGCGATGCAGCATGATGAAGGCCAGTTCGTCACCAAAGCAGCGTGGCCGGGCATAGAGCGCGCTGTTGACAGAGCCATCGGCTCCGACGGTGGACAGCACACCGACGCCTTCGGTGGCGTCGAAGTAAGCTTTGAGGTCGGATGAAACCATTTGAAACTCCCTGGGTGGTTTGTTAGCGTGCGCAGCGGACGGTTCATGGAATCGCCGTGGAGTGGCACTAACAGGCTGATGAAAACAGCCTGTAGAGTCCATGGCTGGGCGACCAGAATCCATCATTGCTCCGTAATCGATTGATTTTGTGAGCAAGACGTGAAAGCGCAGTTTCCGCTTGCGTCGTTTAAAAAGCCCCGGAGGGGGCTCTCTCAACATTCTTTCTATTCTAATCGGCTCCATCGACTCAGTTCAGGCATCCTACAGGAGAAGC
Protein-coding sequences here:
- a CDS encoding CidA/LrgA family protein, whose translation is MLRSWTILLGLQALGELGVRLCHLPLPGSVLGMVLLLAALRCGLVREEAVRPAAELLLTHLSLLFVPAGVGVLLYFDLIRLHFWPLVLATLGSTLVVLALTGWTYRLLARPGEGS
- a CDS encoding LrgB family protein; protein product: MTPWSETPLFGLVATLVLYELACRVQRRWPLALLNPVVLTIAALIALLQLAQIPYDHYRHGGDLLLFLLGPAVVALGLPLYQRRAEIVRQLRAIVLAVLAGALGSVLSACGLVLLCGGDRLLALTLAPKSVTTPIAIGIADTIGAITPLTAAVVVLTGCLGALIGPGFCRLIGLRDPLAMGLALGTAAHGLGTGRMLEIHRGGGALAGLAIGLNGLLTALLIPLLLWLLEWLGVLVG
- a CDS encoding PaaI family thioesterase, which produces MKQVGEARDGAESLCPPIDLVGEPDWQPFDAPALVGASLRFVSGEPDGNRYRVRYYRDAHQQLQARVWFGPETEGPPGHAHGGSMAAVMDEVLGLAAWAAGHAIVVGNLNVSFRTLLPLETVVTVESAVVSAQGRKVLVEGRIRQGDTVYVEAQCLCITLPDQSPASRQDAR
- a CDS encoding HAD family hydrolase; this encodes MLRIEIPGAAPLQLEHLICDYNGTLACDGQLLAGVAERFAALSGQLQLHVLTADTHGTVAAQIAGLPCQLAVIPPTDQQAAKQRYLHQLGADRCAALGNGRNDSLLLRDAALGIALLQQEGLAVMALQAADLLCTSCLDAFDLLLQPARLQASLRC
- a CDS encoding pyridoxamine 5'-phosphate oxidase family protein, encoding MVSSDLKAYFDATEGVGVLSTVGADGSVNSALYARPRCFGDELAFIMLHRQSYDNLQQHPQAAYLFLEKSPGYRGLRLQLSLLRQEQDPARIAALLAQRGRQLRTDEPRSLVYFRVDAVQPLLGANRNPHAED